A portion of the Bombina bombina isolate aBomBom1 chromosome 9, aBomBom1.pri, whole genome shotgun sequence genome contains these proteins:
- the HHEX gene encoding hematopoietically-expressed homeobox protein HHEX — MVRSTAMQYQHPTSSAMSLGVPLYAPTPLPAVHPTPFYIDDILGRNSASSGSPAVPTPTLPSPNSSFTSLVTTYRTPIYEPTPIHHPAFSHPAALAATYGASTFQSPLYQFTRPMGEYTHALIRHDPLGKPLLWSPFIQRPLHKRKGGQVRFSNDQTIELEKKFETQKYLSPPERKRLAKMLQLSERQVKTWFQNRRAKWRRLKQENPQGNKKEETESLEIGCEETSELCLSTEKKTKDSSIDGSHCSSSTSPNSQQDNLDSEISDDSDQEVDIEGDKGYYKCTH, encoded by the exons ATGGTGAGGAGCACAGCCATGCAATATCAGCACCCCACATCCTCAGCAATGAGCCTCGGTGTCCCCCTTTATGCCCCCACACCCCTGCCGGCGGTGCACCCTACTCCCTtctatattgatgacattttggGAAGGAACTCAGCATCAAGTGGGAGCCCAGCTGTGCCAACACCGACTCTACCATCTCCTAATTCTTCATTCACCAGCTTGGTCACTACTTACAGGACCCCCATCTATGAGCCAACACCTATCCACCACCCTGCCTTCTCTCACCcagctgccctagcagccacctaTGGAGCCAGCACTTTCCAAAGTCCCCTGTACCAATTTACCAGGCCTATGGGTGAATACACTCATGCCCTCATCAGACATGACCCATTAG GTAAACCTCTCCTATGGAGCCCTTTCATACAGAGACCACTACATAAAAGGAAAGGTGGCCAAGTGCGGTTTTCAAACGATCAGACCATTGAATTGGAAAAAAAATTTGAAACACAGAAATACCTCTCACCCCCAGAGAGGAAAAGGCTGGCAAAAATGCTGCAACTAAGTGAGAGACAG GTCAAAACCTGGTTTCAGAACAGAAGAGCCAAATGGAGACGCTTGAAACAG GAGAACCCCCAGGGGAATAAAAAAGAAGAAACTGAAAGTTTAGAGATTGGCTGTGAAGAGACATCTGAATTATGTTTGAGCACAGAGAAGAAAACGAAAGATTCCTCTATAGATGGGTCACACTGTTCATCCTCCACCTCCCCAAACTCACAACAAGATAACCTTGATTCTGAAATATCTGATGACTCTGACCAGGAAGTAGATATTGAGGGGGACAAAGGATACTATAAATGCACACACTGA